The Kineothrix sp. MB12-C1 genome includes a window with the following:
- a CDS encoding alanine racemase gives MIDKNENLIKAAFALHQDGRVLPDSYLIDVDMFLKNAEKILHKAKEYKIKLYFMLKQLGRNPYLAKELVRLGYEGAVVVDFKEAQLMMQHQIPIGNVGHLVQIPETMIPKTIAYRPEVITVYSYNKVKSIDKAAGDAGITQGILLRVYGDKDAIYSGQTAGISLNEVKDFALRVKAECKNIQIKGVTSFPCFLYDDEKRDIVPTNNLDTVKEAVEMLKELGITPDIINTPSATCVYTLDKIAAYGGNCGEPGHGLTGTTPLHAARDMEEIPSVVYVSEISHNFKGEAYCYGGGHYRRSHASNTLVGKNMESAERLSVIVPNEDSIDYHFAISKECTIGDTVLMAFRFQIFVTRSDVVLVKGISTGKPEVVGIYDSLGNKKE, from the coding sequence TTGATAGATAAAAATGAGAATTTAATAAAAGCGGCCTTTGCCTTACACCAGGATGGCCGAGTACTGCCGGATTCCTATTTGATCGATGTGGATATGTTCTTGAAAAATGCGGAAAAAATACTGCACAAGGCAAAGGAATATAAGATAAAGCTATATTTTATGTTAAAGCAGTTGGGAAGAAACCCGTATCTGGCAAAAGAGTTAGTTCGACTTGGCTATGAAGGAGCGGTGGTAGTGGATTTCAAAGAAGCACAGCTTATGATGCAGCACCAAATTCCTATTGGAAATGTGGGACACCTCGTACAGATACCGGAAACGATGATACCTAAGACCATTGCGTACCGGCCGGAGGTAATTACTGTTTATTCTTACAATAAGGTTAAAAGTATAGATAAGGCAGCCGGGGATGCAGGCATTACACAAGGAATCCTCCTCCGTGTTTATGGGGATAAAGATGCTATTTATTCCGGCCAGACAGCAGGCATCTCATTGAATGAGGTGAAAGATTTTGCTTTGCGCGTGAAAGCGGAATGCAAGAACATACAGATTAAAGGGGTAACCTCTTTTCCTTGCTTTCTCTATGATGATGAAAAGAGGGATATAGTACCTACTAATAATTTGGATACAGTAAAGGAAGCAGTAGAGATGCTTAAGGAACTGGGGATAACGCCGGATATTATAAATACGCCCTCAGCTACTTGTGTATATACATTGGATAAAATAGCGGCATATGGCGGCAACTGCGGAGAACCCGGGCACGGTTTGACAGGAACAACACCTTTACATGCGGCCCGCGATATGGAGGAAATTCCAAGTGTAGTATATGTTTCGGAGATTTCTCACAATTTCAAGGGTGAGGCATATTGCTATGGAGGCGGCCACTATAGGCGTTCTCATGCCTCTAATACATTAGTAGGAAAAAATATGGAATCGGCCGAAAGGCTCTCTGTTATCGTGCCTAACGAGGATAGTATTGACTATCATTTTGCGATTTCCAAGGAATGTACCATAGGAGATACGGTGCTGATGGCATTCCGATTCCAGATTTTTGTTACAAGAAGCGACGTGGTACTTGTGAAAGGGATATCGACAGGAAAACCGGAAGTCGTGGGTATTTATGATAGTCTCGGAAATAAGAAAGAGTGA
- a CDS encoding VanW family protein: MKKMKRWAAMVLCLCLLSGMAVQAREIPAGGIDYTSVFDAEYYYNTYADVQAAVGYDADKLLRHFIASGMKEGRAGNAAFDVRAYMQNNLDLVSAFGVKDLSAYYYHYIQTGEAEGRIATAVTKTDGQIASFSTQYNTEEDRAVNVEIASSRIDGMIIEPQGTFSFSNSVMSRTVENGYKLAPSFAGGRVVTSVGGGICQVSSTLYVTMLLSLIPATERYAHSLAVDYVPTGLDSAIVEGVKDLRFKNPYDYPICIRSTAKDGDLTISISRATEGYKRQ; this comes from the coding sequence ATGAAGAAAATGAAAAGATGGGCAGCTATGGTTTTATGTCTTTGCCTCTTATCGGGTATGGCAGTACAAGCGAGAGAGATTCCGGCAGGAGGAATAGATTATACATCGGTTTTTGATGCAGAATATTATTATAATACATATGCTGATGTACAAGCCGCGGTAGGTTACGATGCGGATAAATTATTAAGACATTTTATTGCATCGGGAATGAAAGAAGGCCGTGCGGGGAATGCAGCGTTTGATGTGCGGGCCTATATGCAGAATAATCTTGATTTGGTCTCTGCATTCGGTGTGAAGGACTTGAGTGCTTATTATTATCATTATATTCAGACCGGAGAAGCAGAGGGGCGAATCGCAACTGCTGTAACAAAGACTGACGGCCAGATCGCTTCTTTTTCTACGCAGTATAATACAGAAGAGGACAGAGCAGTTAATGTAGAGATAGCTTCCTCCAGAATTGACGGCATGATCATTGAGCCTCAGGGAACATTTTCCTTCAGCAATTCTGTTATGTCCAGAACGGTGGAAAATGGATATAAACTTGCACCTTCTTTTGCAGGAGGACGAGTAGTTACGAGCGTGGGAGGCGGAATATGCCAAGTATCCTCCACTCTCTATGTGACGATGCTGCTTTCCCTTATTCCTGCTACAGAGCGCTATGCTCATTCATTAGCGGTAGACTATGTACCGACAGGTCTTGATTCTGCTATTGTCGAGGGGGTTAAAGATTTGAGATTTAAGAATCCTTACGATTATCCTATTTGTATTCGTTCTACAGCAAAAGATGGGGATCTGACGATAAGTATAAGCAGAGCGACAGAGGGCTACAAAAGGCAGTAA
- a CDS encoding aminotransferase class V-fold PLP-dependent enzyme, with the protein MLTYPLKNISIAEATQLQFKIVDKITREFHGSEFLTRGDLGVTRRWNKPSTTKKVEQVIASIFDAEACLLVRGAGSGAIRFGLHAMLKPCDKVLVHNAPVYTTTAISLEMLNITTIEADYNDSSSIKETIEENPDIQGAIIQYTRQKLDDSYDMSECVKAIKGIGNIPILTDDNYAVMKVKNIGVQCGADLSCFSSFKILGPEGIGVIVGSKRYIDKLEQESYSGGMQVQGYEALDVLRGFVYAPVALALQSQVNEECVKRLCDGEIKGIKDAFLANAQSKVLLVEFEEEIADKVLEEAETLGAAPYPVGAESKYELIPMFYRVSGTVRKAAPDIEHRMIRINAMRAGADTVMRILKEAVERVREQCSYIN; encoded by the coding sequence GTGCTGACCTATCCATTAAAAAATATTTCTATTGCAGAGGCAACACAACTGCAATTTAAGATTGTTGACAAAATAACGAGGGAGTTTCACGGGAGTGAATTTCTAACGAGAGGTGACTTGGGAGTTACAAGGAGATGGAATAAACCCTCCACAACGAAAAAGGTAGAACAGGTAATCGCATCTATCTTCGATGCAGAAGCCTGCCTGTTAGTAAGAGGGGCGGGGAGCGGAGCAATTCGCTTCGGCTTGCATGCCATGTTAAAGCCCTGCGATAAGGTATTGGTACATAACGCTCCGGTCTATACGACAACTGCAATTTCCTTGGAAATGTTAAATATCACTACGATAGAGGCTGATTATAATGATTCCTCATCCATCAAAGAAACAATAGAAGAGAATCCCGATATTCAAGGGGCTATTATCCAGTATACGAGACAGAAACTGGATGACAGCTATGATATGAGTGAGTGTGTGAAAGCAATAAAAGGCATAGGAAATATTCCTATTTTAACGGATGATAACTATGCAGTTATGAAAGTAAAAAATATCGGGGTACAATGCGGAGCTGACTTATCCTGTTTTTCTTCCTTTAAGATATTGGGACCGGAAGGAATCGGAGTAATTGTCGGTAGTAAAAGGTATATTGATAAGTTGGAACAGGAGAGTTATTCAGGCGGGATGCAGGTGCAAGGATATGAAGCACTTGATGTGCTGCGCGGATTTGTATATGCACCGGTAGCGCTGGCTTTACAGTCGCAGGTGAATGAAGAATGTGTGAAGCGTTTATGTGACGGAGAAATAAAAGGTATTAAAGATGCTTTTCTGGCAAATGCCCAATCCAAGGTTCTGTTGGTAGAGTTTGAGGAAGAAATCGCAGATAAGGTATTGGAAGAAGCTGAAACGCTGGGGGCAGCACCTTATCCGGTAGGGGCTGAATCCAAATATGAGCTAATCCCTATGTTTTACAGAGTATCGGGTACGGTACGAAAAGCTGCTCCCGATATAGAGCATAGAATGATTCGTATCAATGCGATGAGAGCCGGCGCAGATACTGTTATGAGAATCTTAAAAGAAGCCGTAGAGAGAGTGAGAGAGCAATGTTCATACATCAATTGA
- a CDS encoding phosphotriesterase family protein, which translates to MICTVNGLFDKEELGITMCHEHLALDLSLVRGDDDSTFHDRNLIVEELNKMKAYGVKTVVEVTCGDMGRDVRALREISDVCDIHIIAATGCYLEAYHNEFIRYAKAEDICDIFEKEAVEGIGETGIKAGIIGEVASGMGEMAPSEERVLIAAAMASVRTGLAVTTHCQMGSLALEQSKILQENGMNPDKIILGHLDLANNRDYYVKVLSTGVNIGFDTIGKSAYLSDEIRADNLLWLLEKGYEDHIVLSQDISRKSYLSAYGNYSGYMTVMKDFVPLLKKKGIKEEDLEKLLIRNPARILDI; encoded by the coding sequence ATGATTTGTACGGTAAATGGCTTGTTTGATAAGGAAGAGTTAGGAATTACCATGTGCCATGAGCATCTGGCATTAGACTTGTCTCTTGTCAGAGGAGATGATGACTCTACGTTTCACGACAGAAATCTGATTGTGGAAGAATTGAATAAAATGAAAGCCTATGGTGTAAAGACTGTGGTAGAAGTAACTTGCGGCGATATGGGTAGAGATGTAAGAGCACTTAGAGAAATAAGCGATGTGTGTGATATTCATATTATAGCGGCGACAGGATGCTATTTAGAAGCATACCATAATGAATTTATCCGTTATGCCAAAGCGGAGGATATCTGCGATATTTTCGAAAAAGAGGCAGTAGAAGGAATCGGAGAAACGGGAATAAAAGCAGGTATTATAGGAGAAGTAGCCTCTGGTATGGGAGAGATGGCTCCCAGTGAAGAAAGGGTTCTGATCGCAGCAGCCATGGCGTCTGTCCGTACGGGGCTCGCTGTTACTACGCATTGCCAGATGGGGAGCCTTGCTCTGGAGCAGTCCAAGATACTTCAAGAAAATGGAATGAATCCGGATAAAATAATTCTAGGTCATCTGGATCTGGCAAATAACAGAGATTATTATGTGAAGGTATTAAGTACAGGTGTCAATATAGGTTTTGACACCATAGGAAAGAGCGCCTATTTATCGGATGAAATAAGAGCGGATAACCTTCTGTGGCTGCTTGAGAAAGGCTATGAGGATCATATCGTTTTATCTCAAGATATATCCAGAAAGTCGTATCTGTCAGCATATGGGAACTATTCCGGTTATATGACGGTAATGAAAGATTTTGTCCCCTTATTGAAGAAGAAGGGAATTAAGGAAGAAGATTTGGAGAAGCTATTAATCCGCAATCCGGCGAGAATATTAGATATTTAA
- a CDS encoding phosphopentomutase, with the protein MELDRDKKDKKGRFIVIVLDGFGIGSMNDTEKVRPEDRESNTLRSILKDFPDMKLPNMEKLGLMNAYGMESEQMKYSVSANFGKSELMHFGADTFMGHQEIMGTLPKKPEAHPFQEKVDIVADQLKAHGHKVEVLEKEGLRYILCDDYVTVGDNLEADLGMCYNVTAPLDYISFEKECEIAYLVREVVTVGRVVVFGGTGNTMEDIWNAQETKQGTYIGIASAKSKSYEQGYQCRHLGYGVDKRTQAPTILTDAGITVTLIGKVADIVANDQGRSISCVPTDRCIELTIEAITAMEEGFICTNIQETDLAGHSQSAEVYKKILEKADAGIGKMISLLNERDILLIMADHGNDPSIGHSKHTRECVPILLYKENVYGKHIGTRSTLSDVGASVCEYFGVIPPQNGRSFLDDYLHSSHYVH; encoded by the coding sequence ATGGAGTTGGATAGAGACAAGAAAGATAAAAAAGGAAGATTTATTGTTATCGTTTTGGATGGATTTGGGATAGGGTCTATGAATGACACCGAAAAGGTGCGTCCTGAGGACCGGGAATCCAATACATTAAGAAGTATTCTGAAGGATTTTCCGGACATGAAGCTGCCTAATATGGAAAAGCTGGGGTTGATGAATGCCTATGGGATGGAAAGTGAGCAGATGAAATATAGCGTTTCGGCAAACTTCGGAAAATCCGAGTTAATGCATTTCGGTGCGGATACCTTTATGGGACATCAGGAAATCATGGGTACCCTGCCGAAGAAGCCTGAAGCTCATCCTTTTCAGGAAAAGGTAGATATTGTTGCAGACCAGCTAAAAGCCCACGGACACAAGGTGGAGGTCCTGGAAAAAGAAGGTCTTAGGTATATTCTCTGCGATGATTATGTTACAGTAGGCGATAACCTGGAGGCAGATTTAGGAATGTGCTATAACGTTACGGCACCGCTTGATTATATTTCCTTTGAGAAAGAATGTGAGATTGCCTATCTGGTGAGAGAAGTAGTAACGGTAGGGCGTGTGGTAGTGTTCGGGGGTACGGGCAATACGATGGAAGATATATGGAATGCGCAGGAAACAAAGCAGGGGACATATATTGGAATTGCCTCTGCTAAGTCCAAATCTTACGAACAGGGTTACCAATGCAGACATTTGGGATATGGGGTAGACAAGAGGACCCAGGCACCTACTATATTGACAGATGCAGGAATTACGGTAACTTTGATAGGGAAGGTGGCGGATATCGTTGCCAATGATCAGGGAAGGAGTATATCCTGTGTGCCTACGGATCGTTGTATCGAGCTGACCATAGAGGCTATAACTGCTATGGAAGAAGGCTTTATATGTACGAATATACAGGAAACAGATCTGGCCGGACATTCCCAGTCCGCCGAAGTATATAAGAAGATATTGGAAAAGGCAGATGCAGGGATAGGGAAAATGATTTCGCTATTGAATGAAAGAGATATCCTTCTCATTATGGCAGATCATGGAAACGACCCTTCGATTGGGCACAGCAAACATACGAGAGAGTGTGTTCCGATTCTGCTTTATAAAGAGAACGTATATGGGAAACACATCGGAACGAGGAGTACCCTTTCCGATGTGGGTGCCAGCGTGTGTGAGTATTTTGGAGTAATACCGCCTCAAAACGGAAGGTCATTTTTAGATGATTATTTACATAGTTCGCATTATGTACATTAA